One genomic segment of Vibrio fluvialis includes these proteins:
- a CDS encoding coniferyl aldehyde dehydrogenase, which yields MAQLADVVTEPLSEEALLSAQFGRLAIQFANDPSPSLEKRQQRLVALKQALLTEQNALVEALSRDFGYRSRFDSLLCDIVPAVSHLDYTLKSLKRWMKPQRRKAGLILAPSRVCVRYQPLGVVGIIVPWNFPVVLSLAPLVTAVAAGNQVMIKLSEHTPQANLVLRRIVASLGDIAQCVEGEAEIAAAFSALPFQHLLFTGSTAVGRKVAIAAAHNLTPVTLELGGKSPVIIAPDADLPRAVDNIMLGKATNSGQICVAPDYVMLPEAQVAPFTELYLRRFAKRFVSKQGKLDCTHIINQAQHQRLQALLDDARQQGAEVSSLTGTLDLAERQMAPQLVSKVTDQMRVMQEEIFGPILPLVGYRTIEEAIERVNAQARPLALYVMSDDQDIIDYVLKRTHSGGVAINDTLLHVAADDAPFGGLGESGMGHYHGLEGFQTFSHAKTVLHSFSKLPRSRWLLNHRKLWLKLLGRFVLR from the coding sequence ATGGCGCAGTTAGCCGATGTGGTCACCGAACCTCTTAGTGAGGAGGCACTGTTATCCGCTCAGTTTGGTCGTTTAGCCATTCAGTTTGCCAACGACCCGTCCCCTTCATTGGAAAAACGCCAGCAGCGTCTGGTGGCGCTCAAGCAGGCACTGCTCACCGAGCAGAATGCTTTAGTGGAGGCCCTGAGCCGTGACTTTGGTTATCGCAGCCGTTTTGACAGTTTGCTGTGCGACATCGTGCCAGCAGTCAGTCATCTCGATTACACCCTCAAATCTCTCAAACGCTGGATGAAACCGCAGCGACGTAAAGCGGGGCTGATTCTGGCGCCCTCGCGCGTTTGTGTGCGCTATCAGCCGCTGGGAGTGGTCGGCATTATTGTGCCGTGGAATTTTCCGGTGGTGCTGAGCCTGGCACCGCTGGTGACCGCGGTCGCAGCTGGCAACCAGGTCATGATAAAGCTCAGTGAACACACGCCGCAGGCCAATCTGGTGCTGCGACGTATTGTGGCGTCACTGGGCGATATCGCCCAATGCGTGGAAGGAGAGGCGGAGATTGCCGCGGCTTTCAGTGCCTTGCCATTCCAGCATCTTCTGTTTACTGGTTCCACGGCGGTTGGGCGCAAAGTGGCCATTGCCGCTGCGCACAATCTCACGCCAGTTACGCTGGAGTTAGGGGGCAAATCCCCGGTCATCATCGCGCCCGATGCCGATCTTCCACGTGCGGTAGACAACATCATGTTGGGCAAGGCCACCAACAGCGGCCAGATCTGTGTTGCACCCGATTATGTGATGCTGCCAGAAGCGCAGGTGGCCCCTTTTACCGAACTCTATTTACGCCGCTTTGCCAAACGTTTTGTCAGCAAGCAGGGCAAACTCGATTGCACACACATCATTAATCAGGCGCAGCATCAAAGGCTGCAGGCGCTGCTGGATGATGCACGTCAGCAAGGCGCTGAGGTAAGCTCGCTGACTGGTACACTTGACTTGGCTGAGCGTCAGATGGCGCCACAACTGGTGAGCAAAGTGACGGATCAGATGCGAGTGATGCAAGAAGAGATCTTCGGTCCTATTTTGCCGTTAGTCGGTTACCGCACCATTGAAGAAGCCATCGAACGCGTCAATGCGCAGGCGCGACCGCTGGCGCTGTATGTGATGAGTGACGATCAGGACATCATCGATTATGTGCTTAAACGCACCCACAGTGGCGGTGTGGCGATTAATGACACCCTGTTGCACGTCGCGGCCGATGATGCGCCGTTTGGCGGTTTGGGGGAATCGGGGATGGGACATTATCACGGCCTTGAAGGATTCCAGACGTTTTCACATGCCAAAACCGTGTTGCATTCCTTCAGCAAACTGCCACGTAGCCGCTGGTTACTTAACCATCGCAAGCTGTGGCTCAAGTTGCTCGGACGCTTCGTTCTGCGTTAA
- the ribB gene encoding 3,4-dihydroxy-2-butanone-4-phosphate synthase, whose protein sequence is MNQLSLLAEFGGPITRVENALQALREGRGVLLLDDEDRENEGDIIYSAETLTAEQMALMIRECSGIVCLCLTDEQANKLELPPMVQVNDSKNQTAFTVTIEARHGVTTGVSAKDRVTTIKTAINPNAKPDDLARPGHVFPLRARKGGVLARRGHTEGTVDLMQMAGLMPSGVLCEVTNPDGTMAKTPEIVAFGKLHNMPVLTIEDMVQYRMQFDLKLA, encoded by the coding sequence ATGAATCAGTTATCGCTACTTGCCGAATTCGGCGGCCCAATCACCCGTGTTGAAAATGCACTGCAAGCGCTGCGCGAAGGCCGCGGTGTGTTGCTGCTCGACGATGAAGATCGTGAAAACGAAGGCGACATCATCTACTCAGCAGAAACGCTGACCGCGGAACAAATGGCACTGATGATCCGTGAATGCAGCGGCATCGTCTGTCTGTGTCTGACCGATGAACAGGCCAACAAGCTGGAACTGCCACCCATGGTGCAAGTGAACGACAGCAAAAACCAAACTGCGTTTACCGTGACCATCGAAGCGCGCCACGGCGTGACTACTGGTGTTTCTGCAAAAGACCGTGTGACCACCATCAAAACGGCGATCAACCCGAACGCGAAACCTGACGATTTAGCGCGCCCAGGACATGTGTTCCCGCTGCGCGCACGCAAAGGCGGCGTGTTGGCGCGTCGTGGTCATACCGAAGGTACGGTGGATTTGATGCAGATGGCGGGTCTGATGCCATCAGGTGTTCTGTGCGAAGTCACCAATCCAGACGGCACGATGGCTAAAACGCCTGAAATCGTAGCATTTGGCAAGCTGCACAACATGCCAGTTCTGACCATTGAGGATATGGTGCAGTACCGCATGCAGTTTGATCTCAAATTGGCATAA
- a CDS encoding DEAD/DEAH box helicase, protein MSFSKLGLSEALTQAVAELGYQKPTTIQTKAIPVILQGQDLIAAAQTGTGKTASFVLPILHKLQGRETQRKKRIRALILVPTRELAIQVADKVAQYGQHTGLTTLAMYGGVEEQAQKQRLIEGVDVLVATPGRLLDMYGQRAVYFEEVEMVVLDEADRMLDMGFIESINKIIDRLPRDAQYLLFSATLSHKVRDLAKTAVNDPFEISIAANQASKSNIEQWLITVDKDKKSALLSHLITENNWDQALIFIETKHGAAKLASQLEKRGITAEAFHSGRSQAVRVQLLEDFKAGKIKYMIATGVGARGIDIHELSRVVNYDLPFPADEYVHRIGRTGRANAKGEAISFVSKDNFKNLCMIESRLGHLIERRVVEGFEPKKPVPISILNYIPKSKRTPQD, encoded by the coding sequence ATGTCATTTTCCAAACTTGGACTGAGTGAAGCCCTGACACAAGCAGTGGCAGAACTCGGTTATCAAAAGCCAACCACCATTCAAACCAAAGCCATCCCGGTGATTTTGCAGGGGCAGGATTTGATCGCTGCGGCGCAAACCGGGACGGGTAAAACCGCCAGTTTCGTGCTGCCTATTCTGCACAAACTGCAAGGACGCGAAACGCAACGTAAAAAACGTATTCGTGCCCTGATTTTGGTGCCGACTCGCGAGCTGGCGATTCAGGTGGCAGACAAAGTGGCGCAGTACGGCCAACACACCGGACTGACGACGCTGGCGATGTATGGTGGTGTGGAAGAGCAGGCTCAGAAACAGCGTCTGATTGAGGGTGTGGACGTGTTGGTGGCGACGCCGGGGCGTTTACTGGACATGTACGGTCAGCGCGCCGTCTACTTCGAAGAAGTGGAAATGGTGGTGTTGGATGAAGCCGACCGCATGCTCGACATGGGCTTTATCGAATCGATCAACAAAATCATCGATCGCCTGCCTCGGGATGCGCAGTACCTGCTGTTCTCTGCTACGTTGTCGCACAAGGTGCGCGATCTGGCGAAAACCGCGGTGAACGACCCGTTTGAAATCAGTATTGCGGCGAATCAGGCATCGAAATCGAACATCGAGCAGTGGCTGATCACGGTCGATAAAGACAAAAAATCCGCGTTGCTGAGCCATCTGATCACCGAAAATAACTGGGATCAGGCGCTGATTTTCATCGAAACCAAACATGGTGCAGCAAAACTGGCGAGCCAATTGGAAAAACGTGGTATTACGGCGGAAGCATTCCATAGTGGTCGTAGTCAGGCTGTGCGCGTGCAACTGCTGGAAGATTTCAAAGCGGGCAAAATCAAGTACATGATCGCGACTGGTGTTGGCGCGCGTGGTATCGACATTCACGAACTCTCTCGCGTGGTGAACTACGATTTACCATTCCCGGCGGACGAATACGTGCACCGCATTGGTCGTACGGGCCGTGCAAACGCCAAAGGCGAGGCGATTTCGTTTGTCTCCAAAGACAACTTCAAAAACCTGTGTATGATTGAAAGCCGTCTGGGACATTTGATTGAGCGCCGTGTGGTGGAAGGATTTGAACCGAAAAAGCCGGTGCCAATCTCGATTCTGAACTACATTCCGAAAAGCAAACGAACTCCGCAAGACTAA
- a CDS encoding MFS transporter, with product MKNLSTRLLLLSCSLVLMAQMSTTLYLPALPLVASELNISRYGAELSISLFVFGAALPVIYWGHAAEKYGRKSALSLALLLFIGACLSLYVAQSLTQLLLARVIQGAAAGGAAIIARIVIRDYWSGDALAQKLSLLSMAFIAALGLGQFVGSLLTLYSDWRIGFLQLALIALLALLTTSRFPLKGPAQPQHAPGAFSTHYLTILQDKGFLVPCVQGGLGFATIVTLQQASPFVFAETLDLSSQWFGVFGLAIGLVYLLGSLHVKRHVTRIGSQPMLRRGAYCVAMGALLMLGLWLLSDTLPPHVLTGGYLALYLVIIWGQAVIFPNSMSLAASHSAHSGARSIALCGFLQQSMAGVAAMLAGGATQSHSWVFGVAMMSMVIVGLTWSKPKMHACQPYERE from the coding sequence ATGAAAAACCTTAGCACTCGCTTGCTGCTGCTCTCATGTTCACTGGTGTTGATGGCGCAAATGTCCACCACGTTGTACTTACCCGCGCTGCCCTTGGTGGCGAGCGAGCTCAACATCAGCCGCTACGGTGCTGAACTCTCGATTTCATTGTTTGTGTTCGGCGCGGCGCTTCCTGTCATTTACTGGGGCCATGCCGCCGAAAAGTACGGCCGTAAATCCGCGCTCTCGTTGGCATTGCTGCTGTTTATTGGTGCTTGCTTGAGTCTCTACGTGGCTCAATCGCTGACCCAGTTATTGTTGGCTCGCGTGATACAAGGCGCAGCCGCTGGCGGGGCCGCAATCATTGCTCGAATCGTGATTCGGGATTACTGGAGCGGTGACGCGTTGGCGCAAAAACTCTCGCTGTTATCAATGGCTTTTATTGCCGCCTTGGGCCTGGGGCAGTTTGTGGGGTCGCTGCTCACGCTCTACAGTGACTGGCGCATCGGCTTTCTGCAGCTAGCATTGATTGCCCTGCTGGCGCTGCTGACCACCTCTCGTTTCCCACTCAAGGGGCCTGCGCAACCCCAGCACGCACCAGGCGCGTTCAGCACCCACTACTTGACCATTCTTCAAGACAAGGGATTTCTCGTGCCTTGTGTTCAAGGCGGCTTGGGCTTTGCCACGATCGTCACGTTGCAGCAAGCCAGCCCGTTTGTCTTTGCCGAAACGCTGGACCTTTCGAGCCAGTGGTTTGGTGTATTTGGTTTGGCAATAGGCTTGGTTTACCTGCTGGGATCACTGCACGTGAAGCGCCACGTGACCCGAATCGGCAGCCAGCCAATGCTGCGTCGCGGCGCCTATTGCGTGGCGATGGGTGCCCTGCTGATGTTGGGCCTGTGGCTACTGAGTGATACGCTGCCACCCCACGTCCTGACCGGCGGTTATCTCGCGTTGTACTTGGTGATCATTTGGGGTCAAGCGGTGATTTTTCCCAACAGCATGTCGCTGGCCGCGAGCCATTCAGCGCACAGTGGCGCACGCAGCATTGCCCTGTGTGGCTTTTTGCAACAATCAATGGCGGGCGTGGCGGCTATGCTGGCCGGGGGCGCAACTCAGAGCCACAGTTGGGTGTTTGGGGTGGCCATGATGAGCATGGTGATCGTCGGGCTCACTTGGAGCAAGCCGAAGATGCACGCCTGTCAGCCATACGAGCGGGAGTGA
- a CDS encoding LysR substrate-binding domain-containing protein, protein MKRRHLPLQGLLYFYKSAELCSFKLAAQDLCVSPAAVSQQIRQLEATLDTSLFTRNHRTIGLTPSGENLYQEVKLGFHHLQAGVDALTADERPNQLSISAPSSFAHHWLIPRLQAFRAQFPDISILVEPTNRLTSPDDTRVDVCVRFGSGQYAGMHSEWLMDDAIYPVCHPHYQQEFGIETLADLQKAALIEDIHTDMRWETWLNEHHQPVKQPTLLFDGSQFVVESALAMQGVGLIKHSLAQRYIQNGTLVRIDTQQSQPQAAYFICLPEKNLQRPKVRCFIQWLKQQIAGDAMPSARVARLDQVSALDSMPERHKISADS, encoded by the coding sequence TTGAAACGTCGACACCTGCCCCTGCAAGGATTGCTTTATTTTTATAAGTCTGCCGAACTGTGCAGTTTTAAATTGGCGGCTCAGGATCTATGTGTTTCTCCTGCTGCGGTGAGCCAGCAAATCCGCCAACTTGAAGCCACGCTCGACACGTCGCTGTTTACGCGCAATCATCGCACCATCGGTCTGACGCCCAGCGGCGAAAACCTCTATCAAGAGGTCAAACTCGGCTTTCACCATTTGCAAGCGGGCGTGGATGCATTGACCGCGGATGAGCGCCCCAACCAGCTCTCCATCTCCGCGCCCAGCTCGTTCGCTCATCACTGGTTGATCCCTCGATTGCAGGCGTTTCGCGCTCAGTTTCCCGACATCAGCATATTGGTTGAGCCCACCAATCGCCTCACTTCGCCCGACGACACCCGCGTGGATGTGTGCGTGAGATTCGGTTCAGGGCAGTATGCCGGTATGCATAGTGAATGGTTGATGGATGATGCGATTTATCCCGTCTGTCATCCTCATTATCAGCAGGAGTTTGGCATTGAAACGCTGGCGGATTTGCAGAAAGCTGCGTTGATTGAAGATATTCATACCGACATGCGGTGGGAAACGTGGCTGAATGAACATCACCAACCAGTGAAGCAGCCGACGCTATTATTTGATGGTTCTCAGTTTGTGGTGGAAAGTGCCTTAGCGATGCAAGGGGTAGGCTTAATTAAACACAGTTTGGCGCAGCGATATATTCAAAACGGCACACTGGTGCGAATTGATACGCAGCAATCTCAGCCTCAAGCCGCTTATTTTATTTGTTTACCGGAAAAGAATTTACAGCGACCCAAAGTGCGCTGTTTTATTCAGTGGTTGAAGCAGCAAATCGCGGGCGATGCCATGCCATCAGCACGTGTCGCACGTCTTGACCAAGTATCCGCACTTGACTCTATGCCCGAACGGCATAAAATTAGCGCCGATTCATAA
- a CDS encoding class I SAM-dependent methyltransferase, producing MSQNIYDNAAFFDGYAQLPRSQFGLDGAPEWASIEAMLPDLTGKNVVDLGCGYGWFCRAATDKGAAKVLGIDLSQKMLDKAHAMTSDARITYQRGDLEHLTLGNAQFDLVYSSLALHYLPDLNPTFTTVFQALKPGGQLVFSMEHPIFTCSPRQGWLTDADGQRSWAVNRYQDEGQRVSNWLAEGVIKYHRTLGSILNALIAAGFVLEHIEEWGPSAEQIAAMPALAEEAERPMLVLVSARKA from the coding sequence ATGTCTCAGAATATTTATGATAATGCTGCGTTTTTTGATGGTTATGCGCAGTTGCCGCGCTCGCAGTTTGGACTCGACGGCGCGCCGGAATGGGCATCAATTGAAGCGATGCTGCCGGATCTCACCGGAAAAAACGTGGTGGATTTGGGTTGTGGCTACGGCTGGTTTTGCCGCGCGGCGACCGACAAAGGCGCAGCCAAGGTACTGGGAATCGACTTGTCGCAAAAGATGCTGGATAAAGCGCACGCCATGACTTCGGATGCGCGCATTACTTATCAGCGCGGCGATCTGGAACACCTCACGCTGGGTAATGCGCAGTTCGATCTCGTATACAGCTCGCTGGCGCTGCATTATCTGCCCGATCTTAACCCAACGTTTACCACCGTATTTCAGGCGCTGAAACCCGGCGGTCAGTTGGTCTTTTCCATGGAGCACCCGATTTTCACCTGCTCGCCGCGCCAGGGCTGGCTCACCGATGCCGACGGTCAACGTTCTTGGGCGGTGAATCGCTATCAGGATGAAGGCCAGCGCGTGTCGAATTGGCTGGCCGAAGGCGTCATCAAATACCACCGCACATTGGGCTCTATTCTCAACGCCCTGATCGCGGCGGGCTTTGTGCTTGAGCATATTGAAGAGTGGGGACCAAGCGCCGAGCAAATTGCCGCGATGCCTGCTCTGGCGGAAGAGGCGGAACGTCCGATGCTGGTGCTGGTGTCGGCGCGCAAAGCGTAA
- a CDS encoding GNAT family N-acetyltransferase, translated as MNSVEQIRGELRYLVRELGLLDKNCWNSGLSLSQAHLLTYLSKNGSTPFSELCIQLNADKASLSRTINKLVENGDVQPMPHPHDKRQKYYQITPAGSDTLQCANHAANLALGDVIDSLADDAQAAVLNGLRTLRLSAFHHNTRHQQARVQVEALNPVYRAEVEQLVMDVFAQEQNIPPALIPFANDSDVKWWVARSGEYILGAVAAWREGDAWHWGRFAVNRQFRGLGIGKSLALASLTALLATEPEILIEARDTTVNIVRQLGGEVLGEAFDFYGMPVTPMLLTATRFHATQQLM; from the coding sequence ATGAACTCTGTGGAACAGATTCGCGGTGAACTGCGTTATCTGGTGCGAGAACTGGGATTATTGGACAAAAACTGCTGGAATTCGGGGCTGTCGCTCAGTCAGGCACACCTGCTGACCTACCTGAGTAAAAACGGCTCAACTCCGTTTTCCGAACTGTGTATTCAGCTCAACGCCGACAAAGCGTCACTCAGCCGCACCATCAACAAACTGGTCGAAAATGGCGACGTGCAGCCGATGCCGCACCCACACGACAAACGTCAGAAATATTACCAAATCACGCCAGCTGGCAGCGACACTCTACAGTGCGCCAATCATGCCGCCAACCTCGCATTGGGCGATGTGATAGATTCGCTGGCTGACGATGCACAAGCGGCGGTGCTCAATGGCCTGCGTACGCTGCGCCTGAGCGCCTTTCACCACAACACACGCCATCAGCAAGCCCGCGTACAAGTGGAGGCGTTAAATCCGGTTTATCGCGCCGAAGTCGAGCAGTTGGTGATGGATGTGTTTGCGCAGGAGCAGAATATTCCGCCAGCATTGATTCCATTTGCGAATGACAGCGACGTCAAATGGTGGGTCGCGCGCTCCGGCGAGTACATTTTAGGCGCCGTTGCCGCTTGGCGTGAAGGTGACGCTTGGCACTGGGGACGCTTTGCCGTGAATCGTCAGTTTCGCGGTTTGGGAATTGGGAAATCGCTGGCGTTGGCCTCGCTGACAGCACTGCTTGCGACAGAGCCGGAAATCTTGATTGAAGCGCGCGATACCACCGTCAACATTGTGCGCCAACTCGGCGGTGAGGTGCTGGGTGAAGCGTTTGATTTCTATGGCATGCCCGTCACGCCCATGCTCCTCACCGCCACCCGTTTTCATGCCACTCAGCAGTTGATGTGA
- a CDS encoding MerR family transcriptional regulator, translating to MKIGELAKRTGLAPSAIRFYESAGLLKMVQRRANGYRTYPEEAVLALELIMLGQQAGFSLEQIGALLPSDLTQWQGEVLVERLRSKIADIEQLQAKLAETKAHLLSIVEDIESRPEGVDCSTNAQRVLSRLKLADSGT from the coding sequence ATGAAGATTGGAGAGCTGGCTAAACGCACGGGTTTGGCCCCATCGGCCATTCGGTTTTATGAGAGTGCCGGGCTACTGAAAATGGTGCAGCGCCGTGCCAATGGTTATCGCACATATCCCGAAGAGGCGGTGCTGGCGCTGGAGCTGATTATGCTCGGTCAACAAGCGGGGTTCAGTTTGGAGCAAATCGGTGCGCTACTGCCATCGGATCTGACACAATGGCAGGGCGAGGTACTGGTGGAGCGGCTACGCAGCAAAATTGCCGATATTGAGCAACTGCAGGCCAAACTGGCTGAGACCAAAGCGCATCTGCTGAGTATTGTCGAGGATATTGAATCGCGACCGGAGGGTGTCGATTGTTCCACCAATGCACAGCGCGTGCTGTCGCGTCTGAAACTGGCTGACAGCGGCACCTGA
- a CDS encoding RNA recognition motif domain-containing protein translates to MKLLVRNLSRSTTEQEIRKLFSDFGTVKECTLVLDQETGQSKGFAFVEMPDAAEAKTAINALNMTSVAKSKIRVKAAQQ, encoded by the coding sequence ATGAAACTTTTAGTTCGCAACCTGTCTCGTTCAACGACTGAACAGGAAATCCGCAAGCTGTTTTCAGATTTCGGCACAGTAAAAGAGTGTACGCTGGTTCTTGACCAGGAAACTGGCCAGTCAAAAGGTTTTGCCTTTGTCGAAATGCCAGATGCCGCAGAAGCCAAAACGGCCATCAATGCGCTGAACATGACAAGCGTGGCAAAAAGCAAAATCCGCGTGAAAGCGGCGCAGCAGTAA
- a CDS encoding aminotransferase class V-fold PLP-dependent enzyme: MSTLDLNFIRQQFPAFEQPSLQSQAFFENAGGSYLCRQVLDRFDTYFHQLKVQPYYPNAVSGKAGQWMDESYQALAPWLGVSASEIYFGPSTSQNTYVLANAVMGWLQPGDEIIVTNQDHEANSGAWRRLAERGIVVREWSVNNASGMLELETLTPLFNANTKLLTFPHCSNLLGYVNPVAEICALAHQHGVRTVVDGVSYAGHGLPDVPALGTDIYLFSLYKVYGPHLGVMVIQPEMAEKLSNQGHYFNAGIREKMLYPAGPDHAQVAATKGVGEYFSALYRHHFPDELNASDAHKAQAVRTLLHDAELALLEPLMTYLRAHPAIRIVGPDTLENRAPTVSITVEGHLPLELAETLGKAGILCGAGHFYSYRLLQGMDIDPTLGVLRFSMVHNNSPEEVQRLIDTLDALLAA, from the coding sequence ATGAGCACACTCGACCTCAATTTTATTCGCCAGCAGTTTCCTGCGTTTGAACAACCTTCCCTGCAATCTCAGGCTTTTTTTGAAAACGCCGGCGGCTCGTACCTGTGCCGCCAGGTGCTGGATCGCTTCGACACCTACTTTCACCAGTTGAAAGTGCAGCCCTATTACCCCAATGCGGTCTCAGGCAAAGCCGGACAATGGATGGACGAGAGTTATCAGGCGCTTGCGCCTTGGCTGGGTGTTTCCGCCAGCGAGATTTACTTCGGCCCGTCCACCTCACAAAACACTTATGTGCTGGCCAATGCCGTGATGGGCTGGTTGCAGCCGGGTGATGAAATCATCGTCACCAATCAGGATCACGAAGCCAACAGCGGCGCATGGCGACGTTTAGCTGAGCGCGGCATTGTGGTGCGCGAATGGTCCGTCAACAATGCCAGCGGTATGCTGGAACTAGAGACTTTGACGCCACTGTTCAACGCCAACACCAAGCTGCTAACCTTTCCGCACTGCTCAAACCTATTGGGCTACGTGAATCCTGTGGCAGAAATTTGTGCGCTGGCTCATCAGCACGGTGTACGCACAGTGGTTGACGGCGTCTCCTACGCTGGCCATGGTCTGCCGGATGTGCCTGCGCTGGGTACCGATATCTATCTGTTTTCCCTGTACAAAGTCTACGGGCCGCATTTGGGAGTCATGGTGATTCAACCAGAGATGGCGGAAAAACTCAGCAATCAGGGCCACTATTTTAACGCCGGAATTCGCGAGAAAATGCTCTATCCTGCGGGGCCGGATCACGCTCAGGTGGCGGCGACAAAAGGGGTGGGTGAATACTTTTCGGCGCTGTATCGGCATCATTTCCCTGATGAACTCAATGCCAGTGACGCGCACAAAGCACAGGCGGTACGCACGCTGCTGCACGATGCCGAACTGGCACTCCTGGAGCCGTTGATGACTTATTTGCGAGCGCACCCCGCGATTCGTATTGTCGGCCCGGACACGCTTGAAAACCGAGCGCCAACGGTGTCGATCACGGTTGAAGGCCACTTGCCGCTTGAACTGGCAGAAACACTCGGTAAGGCGGGCATTTTGTGCGGCGCAGGCCATTTTTACTCCTATCGCCTGCTGCAAGGTATGGATATCGACCCAACGCTTGGCGTGCTGCGTTTTTCGATGGTGCACAACAACAGTCCTGAGGAAGTGCAGCGGTTAATCGACACGTTAGATGCACTGCTGGCCGCGTAA
- a CDS encoding Lrp/AsnC family transcriptional regulator codes for MHSIALDRLDVRILELLMKDSRIPRLELAEAVNLSSSQCFRRLKRLEQSGIIERYSVVLNNAKAGFDVNALVMVQYSKSEPDARHKLLALIEQTPIIHECYSITGEHDFALKVSCASMTEFNHLINETFQTRCISGMHSYMLLDCFKNTLALPSAQ; via the coding sequence GTGCATTCTATAGCCCTAGACCGCCTCGATGTTCGCATTCTGGAGTTACTAATGAAAGACAGCCGTATCCCGCGTCTGGAATTGGCCGAAGCTGTTAACCTCTCGTCATCGCAATGTTTTCGCCGCCTGAAACGGCTGGAGCAATCGGGGATCATTGAGCGCTATTCAGTGGTGCTTAACAACGCCAAAGCAGGGTTTGATGTCAATGCGCTGGTGATGGTGCAATACAGCAAGTCGGAGCCGGATGCGCGCCATAAGCTGCTGGCACTGATTGAGCAAACGCCGATCATTCACGAATGTTATTCGATTACCGGTGAGCACGATTTTGCGCTCAAGGTCAGTTGTGCCAGCATGACGGAATTCAATCATCTGATTAACGAAACCTTTCAGACGCGCTGCATTTCCGGCATGCACTCTTATATGCTGCTCGATTGTTTCAAGAACACGCTGGCGCTGCCATCGGCACAGTGA